In Hallerella succinigenes, the following are encoded in one genomic region:
- a CDS encoding RNA-binding domain-containing protein produces the protein MNKESHLVEYKRELPEGLERSVIAFLNSGTGGHIYIGIDNDGSVYGIKDADGLQRQIADRILNNIKPNAIGLFEIVVEENESKNVIHVIVSGGTEKPYYLKKFGMTPNGCFVRVGSTVHEMSEKMILESFASRAKLSLAKIPSPRQDLTFSQLKIYYEESKKALNSQFAKTLELLTPDGKYNYNAYLLADENGVSIKVARYRGKDKYDLIESEEFGYCSLIKAVKSVLTRLKVANITQTKITPMERIEKPLVDPVALREAVINAVVHNDYTREVPPLFEIFSDRMEITTYGGLVEGLSKADFFNCCSMPRNRELMRIFHDLDMVEQLGSGMRRILRAYDENSFSFTDHFMRTSFYFDAPQKQDDRINDKLGSRLGSKLGSELGSTRSELTYTRRRILELMEIDSRISIAQISEKLGFSTTAIEKNIDYLKVNGYLQRKGKTSAGYWEILK, from the coding sequence ATGAACAAGGAAAGTCATCTTGTAGAATATAAGCGGGAACTCCCGGAAGGTTTGGAGCGCTCCGTTATTGCTTTCTTGAATTCCGGCACCGGTGGGCATATCTATATCGGCATAGACAACGACGGCTCGGTATATGGAATCAAGGACGCCGACGGACTCCAGCGCCAAATCGCCGATAGAATTTTAAACAATATCAAGCCGAATGCTATCGGATTGTTCGAAATCGTCGTTGAAGAAAACGAAAGCAAAAATGTCATCCATGTCATCGTTTCTGGGGGAACGGAAAAACCATACTATCTGAAAAAATTCGGAATGACGCCAAACGGCTGCTTTGTCAGAGTCGGCAGTACGGTGCATGAAATGAGCGAAAAAATGATTCTCGAATCATTCGCCTCCCGTGCAAAACTTTCCCTCGCCAAGATACCTTCACCACGCCAGGACCTGACCTTCAGCCAACTGAAAATATATTATGAAGAAAGCAAAAAGGCTCTGAACAGTCAATTTGCCAAGACTCTCGAATTGCTTACACCTGATGGTAAATACAACTACAACGCTTACCTGCTTGCTGATGAAAATGGGGTGTCTATCAAAGTCGCTCGTTACAGAGGCAAGGACAAATACGACCTTATCGAAAGCGAAGAATTTGGTTATTGTAGCCTTATAAAGGCGGTAAAGTCTGTCCTCACTCGGTTGAAGGTGGCGAACATCACGCAAACAAAAATTACCCCCATGGAACGGATTGAAAAACCTCTGGTTGACCCAGTCGCATTGCGGGAGGCCGTAATTAACGCAGTCGTCCATAACGACTATACAAGGGAAGTGCCGCCCCTGTTCGAGATATTTTCCGACCGTATGGAAATCACGACCTATGGCGGACTTGTCGAAGGGCTTTCAAAAGCGGACTTTTTTAACTGCTGTTCCATGCCAAGAAACCGTGAACTTATGAGAATATTCCATGATTTGGATATGGTAGAGCAGTTGGGAAGTGGAATGCGACGAATCTTGAGGGCCTATGATGAAAATTCGTTCTCGTTTACGGACCACTTTATGCGGACCTCTTTCTATTTTGATGCTCCGCAAAAACAGGATGATAGAATAAATGACAAGTTGGGAAGCCGGTTGGGAAGTAAGTTGGGTAGTGAGTTGGGTAGTACTCGTTCGGAACTGACCTATACACGGAGGCGGATTCTTGAACTTATGGAAATCGACTCTCGGATTTCCATAGCGCAAATTTCGGAAAAACTGGGATTCAGCACGACTGCCATTGAAAAGAATATAGATTATTTGAAAGTGAACGGATATCTTCAGCGAAAAGGAAAAACTAGCGCAGGCTATTGGGAGATTCTGAAATGA
- a CDS encoding PDDEXK nuclease domain-containing protein, with protein sequence MKNENIPEEKDARKGFSDESGLVRFTAPPESVEMDKTYSDFINSLVQDVHKTRISVVLASNSAMITLYWNIGNEILKKQKELGWGAKVIDRIAFDLKKAFPEMKGFSPRNIKYMRKFAETWVDKEIMQQVVAQIPWRSNLILLEKLNDQEKRIWYAKMTLKNGWSSNILQLQIESKAKERMGKALSNFKLTLPDKESDLVNNIFKDPYLFDFLGTDVPRREVEVEKKLTEHIQEFLLELGQGFAFVGRQVHLELGGDDFYIDMLFYHLKLRCYVIVELKVCEFDPGFVSKLNMYVNAVNRILNHPDDKPAIGLLLVKGKNETVVKYSLDGLTNPIGVADWQDKLNGSLPAELKSSLPSIEEIEASLKDGEAL encoded by the coding sequence ATGAAAAACGAAAATATCCCTGAAGAAAAAGATGCGCGGAAGGGTTTTTCTGATGAAAGCGGGCTTGTTCGTTTTACAGCTCCGCCAGAGAGCGTTGAAATGGACAAAACTTATAGCGATTTCATAAATAGTCTTGTTCAAGATGTTCATAAAACAAGAATTTCCGTAGTTCTTGCGTCCAATTCCGCGATGATTACTCTTTATTGGAATATCGGAAATGAAATTTTGAAAAAGCAGAAAGAACTAGGTTGGGGGGCAAAAGTTATAGACAGAATTGCTTTTGATTTGAAAAAGGCGTTTCCTGAGATGAAAGGCTTTTCTCCCAGAAACATCAAGTATATGCGAAAATTTGCAGAAACTTGGGTTGATAAAGAAATTATGCAACAGGTTGTTGCACAAATACCTTGGAGAAGCAATCTTATTTTACTTGAAAAGCTAAACGACCAGGAAAAACGTATTTGGTATGCAAAAATGACTCTCAAAAACGGTTGGAGCAGCAATATCCTTCAGTTACAGATAGAGAGTAAAGCAAAAGAGCGTATGGGGAAAGCTTTGAGCAATTTTAAACTTACGCTTCCGGATAAAGAAAGCGATTTGGTAAACAACATCTTCAAGGACCCCTATCTTTTTGATTTCTTGGGAACCGATGTTCCTCGACGAGAGGTAGAAGTTGAAAAGAAACTTACTGAACATATACAGGAATTTTTGCTTGAACTTGGACAAGGCTTTGCATTTGTTGGTCGTCAGGTACATCTTGAATTGGGCGGTGATGATTTTTACATAGATATGCTTTTCTATCATTTAAAACTTCGTTGTTATGTTATTGTTGAATTGAAAGTATGCGAATTTGACCCGGGTTTTGTGAGTAAACTGAATATGTATGTAAATGCAGTGAACAGAATTTTGAATCACCCTGATGACAAACCTGCAATAGGGCTTTTGCTTGTAAAAGGAAAAAATGAGACTGTTGTAAAGTATTCTCTTGATGGACTTACAAATCCAATTGGAGTTGCAGATTGGCAGGACAAACTGAATGGTTCTTTGCCTGCAGAACTAAAAAGTTCTTTGCCGAGCATAG